A genomic segment from Actinoplanes sichuanensis encodes:
- a CDS encoding FAD-dependent oxidoreductase, with product MPNKTTRVLVVGAGPVGMVCALALNRRGIPVTVLESEPAPVQDQRAATIHPSTLEMLDDLGITEKIRPHSLLSSTYRFHDRTTGDVVAEFDLGRLEDEIRFPYVLQYEQYKLTAAIAAEYANESDFDVRFSHTLTGLTETADGIEVEYTSPAGTERMAAAYVVGCDGGRSTVRKLAGIEFEGFTYPERFIKIATSFDLKTVKPELAFRNYFSDPNEWANVFKVRGEAPGGLWRVILPIGHDEDDATALSPARVEERLQKFLPKTGPYHVEYRNVYGVNQRVAATFRQGRILLAGDSAHVNNPIGGMGMNGGIHDAINLTDKLTKVIAGEADDDLLDLYSRQRRHAAVNYVQAQTIANKRLLEQRDPEVRRQNLDELRRTAEKFDTARAYMRRAALFDSLQDAAAIT from the coding sequence ATGCCGAACAAGACCACACGTGTCCTCGTCGTGGGCGCGGGCCCGGTCGGAATGGTCTGCGCGCTGGCACTGAACCGGCGCGGCATCCCGGTGACCGTTCTCGAGTCCGAGCCCGCGCCGGTGCAGGATCAGCGCGCGGCGACCATCCATCCGAGCACGCTGGAGATGCTCGACGACCTGGGCATCACCGAGAAGATCCGACCGCACAGCCTGCTCTCCAGCACCTATCGCTTCCACGACCGCACGACCGGCGACGTCGTGGCGGAGTTCGACCTCGGCCGACTCGAGGACGAGATCCGGTTCCCGTATGTGCTGCAGTACGAGCAGTACAAACTGACCGCCGCCATCGCCGCGGAATACGCGAACGAATCCGACTTCGACGTACGGTTCTCCCACACGCTGACCGGTCTGACCGAAACCGCAGACGGCATCGAGGTGGAGTACACCTCACCGGCCGGCACGGAACGCATGGCGGCGGCGTACGTCGTCGGCTGTGACGGTGGCCGATCGACGGTGCGCAAGCTCGCCGGCATCGAATTCGAGGGATTCACCTACCCGGAGCGGTTCATCAAGATCGCGACCAGCTTCGACTTGAAGACCGTCAAGCCGGAGCTGGCGTTTCGCAACTACTTCTCCGACCCCAACGAGTGGGCCAACGTGTTCAAGGTGCGCGGAGAAGCACCCGGAGGGCTCTGGCGGGTCATTCTGCCGATCGGCCACGACGAGGACGACGCCACCGCGTTGTCGCCGGCGCGCGTCGAGGAGCGGCTGCAGAAGTTCCTCCCGAAGACCGGCCCGTACCACGTCGAGTATCGCAACGTCTACGGAGTCAATCAGCGTGTGGCCGCGACCTTCCGTCAGGGGCGCATCCTGCTCGCCGGCGACAGCGCGCACGTCAACAACCCGATCGGCGGCATGGGCATGAACGGCGGCATCCATGACGCGATCAACCTGACGGACAAGCTCACGAAGGTGATCGCCGGTGAGGCCGACGACGATCTGCTCGACCTCTACAGCCGCCAGCGGCGCCATGCCGCGGTGAACTACGTACAGGCCCAGACGATCGCCAACAAACGGTTGCTGGAGCAACGCGATCCCGAGGTTCGTCGACAGAACCTCGACGAACTGCGCCGGACCGCCGAGAAGTTCGATACCGCCCGCGCCTACATGCGCCGTGCGGCCCTGTTCGACAGCCTCCAGGACGCTGCCGCCATCACCTGA
- a CDS encoding (2,3-dihydroxybenzoyl)adenylate synthase, with protein MSIEPLALDGVVPFPPETAAKYVAEGHWRDQTLPELLFATAERCPDKLAVIDRKAELSYAQLTAEVLRLAAGLQDLGLGRGDRVVVHLPNIYEYIAFVFALWELGAVPVVAPIAHRRAEIEHFVEIAEARAYITVASDSGTDLAAMAADLKQRWPHLEHTIVLDRDGGGAEYTALQSKGSLDHARRCSPQDVALLQMSGGTTGVPKLMPHTHQTYGYALRRSVGERGITERTVHLLVIPICHSMSTRSPGFLGAFSVGATIVIAPNGSPDAAFPLIQKHGVTRVSLVPPILLAWLNSSLRKSYDLSSLKVLMCGGAKLSESVASRVEPEFGVQLSQSFGMGEGLVVSNPADVDRATSVRYQGRPASAADEIQVIDDEGNEVPPGAPGHLLTRGPSVIRGYYRNPEQNALAFTNDGFYRTGDIVERDERGFIRVVGRSKDQINRGGEKIAPEELENALLTHPAVHNVSVVGVDDEVLGERVKAYLIPRTPESAAELTLGKLRQFLRDKGLATFKLPDVVEVVAEFPYTAVGKVSKRLQRELN; from the coding sequence TTGAGCATCGAACCGCTGGCCCTTGACGGGGTCGTTCCGTTTCCGCCGGAGACGGCAGCCAAATACGTCGCCGAGGGACACTGGCGCGACCAGACGTTGCCGGAGCTGTTGTTCGCCACCGCGGAGCGCTGCCCCGACAAACTCGCCGTCATCGACCGCAAAGCCGAGTTGAGCTACGCCCAGCTCACCGCCGAGGTCCTGCGCCTCGCCGCCGGCCTGCAGGATCTGGGACTGGGCCGCGGCGACCGGGTGGTGGTGCACCTGCCCAACATCTATGAGTACATCGCCTTCGTCTTCGCCCTGTGGGAGCTCGGGGCGGTTCCCGTCGTCGCTCCCATCGCGCACCGTCGTGCCGAGATCGAGCACTTCGTCGAGATCGCCGAGGCGCGTGCCTACATCACCGTCGCCTCGGACAGCGGCACCGATCTCGCCGCGATGGCCGCCGACCTGAAGCAGCGATGGCCCCACCTGGAACACACCATCGTGCTCGACCGTGACGGCGGCGGCGCCGAGTACACGGCGTTGCAGTCGAAGGGATCGCTCGACCACGCGCGCCGGTGCAGCCCGCAGGACGTCGCCCTGTTGCAGATGTCCGGCGGCACGACCGGCGTTCCGAAGCTGATGCCGCACACCCACCAGACGTACGGCTACGCCCTGCGCCGAAGCGTCGGGGAACGAGGCATCACCGAACGCACCGTACATCTGCTGGTCATTCCGATCTGCCACAGCATGTCGACGCGTTCGCCGGGGTTCCTCGGCGCGTTCAGCGTGGGCGCCACCATCGTGATCGCCCCGAACGGCAGCCCCGACGCGGCGTTCCCGCTGATCCAGAAGCACGGGGTGACCCGCGTCTCGCTGGTTCCGCCGATCCTGCTGGCCTGGCTGAACTCCTCGCTGCGCAAGTCCTACGACCTGTCCAGCCTGAAGGTGCTCATGTGCGGGGGCGCGAAGCTGAGCGAATCAGTGGCGAGTCGGGTCGAGCCGGAGTTCGGCGTACAACTGTCGCAGAGCTTCGGAATGGGCGAGGGCCTCGTCGTCAGCAATCCCGCCGACGTCGACCGGGCCACCAGCGTGCGATACCAGGGCCGTCCGGCCTCAGCGGCCGACGAGATCCAGGTCATCGACGACGAGGGCAACGAGGTGCCGCCCGGTGCACCCGGTCACCTGCTGACCCGGGGACCGTCGGTGATCCGCGGGTACTACCGCAACCCCGAACAGAACGCCCTGGCGTTCACCAACGACGGCTTCTACCGCACCGGCGACATCGTCGAGCGCGACGAGCGTGGATTCATCAGAGTCGTGGGACGCTCGAAGGACCAGATCAACCGGGGCGGCGAGAAGATCGCCCCCGAAGAGCTGGAGAACGCGCTGCTCACGCATCCCGCCGTCCACAACGTCTCGGTCGTCGGTGTCGACGACGAGGTTCTCGGCGAACGCGTCAAGGCGTACCTGATTCCCCGGACGCCGGAGAGCGCGGCCGAGCTCACCCTGGGCAAGCTGCGCCAGTTCCTGCGCGACAAGGGACTCGCCACGTTCAAGCTCCCCGATGTCGTGGAGGTCGTCGCCGAGTTCCCGTACACCGCGGTCGGCAAGGTCAGCAAGCGTCTGCAGCGCGAACTGAACTAG